In Blastopirellula sediminis, the following proteins share a genomic window:
- a CDS encoding universal stress protein produces MKMNKILFPTDFSHCGDAAMRLATAIAKDFGSTIIIVHVEEPPTSYGGGEMYYGMMEPSLDEVKKMLHEVRPTDAAVPCVHRLVSGDPPHAILRMAEEEQVDLIVMGTHGRTGLLHLLMGSNAETIVRKAKCPVLTFRQPDKVAE; encoded by the coding sequence ATGAAAATGAACAAGATTCTCTTTCCGACCGACTTTTCGCACTGCGGCGATGCGGCGATGCGGTTGGCGACCGCGATCGCCAAAGACTTCGGTTCGACGATCATCATCGTGCATGTCGAAGAGCCCCCGACCTCGTACGGCGGCGGCGAAATGTACTACGGAATGATGGAGCCCTCACTCGACGAAGTGAAAAAGATGCTGCACGAAGTCCGACCAACCGACGCCGCGGTCCCGTGCGTGCATCGGCTGGTCAGCGGCGATCCTCCGCATGCGATCCTCAGGATGGCCGAAGAAGAGCAAGTCGATTTGATCGTTATGGGAACGCATGGACGAACAGGACTATTGCACTTACTGATGGGAAGCAACGCCGAAACGATCGTTCGCAAGGCGAAATGCCCAGTGTTAACCTTCCGCCAACCAGACAAGGTTGCGGAGTAG
- a CDS encoding glycosyltransferase family 2 protein, whose product MSTSSQSPGATESTPAPIGQVRELLESLCENEEIRVEFLTHLLGRAACRQLAIYRLPDDFVLSVVVPVYNEVETLPKLIAAIRESGVACEIILVDDGSTDGTREMLDGWRNQSDLKILFHEQNQGKGAALRTGFCQATGDAVIIQDADLEYSPDDYRALLQPIVMEGADVVYGSRFIPGSRNVPRLRHYLPNKILTWWSNLFTNFLLTDMETCYKVFRRDIIQQIGPTLKERRFGIEPELTAKLSRIKGLKLREVPIRYFPRTYSEGKKIGWRDGFRALWCVIRY is encoded by the coding sequence ATGAGCACTTCTTCCCAGTCGCCTGGTGCGACTGAATCCACACCGGCCCCAATTGGCCAAGTGCGCGAATTGCTCGAATCGCTCTGCGAAAATGAAGAGATTCGGGTAGAGTTTTTGACGCATCTGTTAGGACGAGCCGCTTGTCGTCAGCTGGCGATCTATCGCCTGCCGGACGACTTTGTGTTGTCGGTCGTCGTGCCGGTCTACAACGAAGTCGAAACGTTGCCGAAGTTGATCGCGGCGATCCGCGAGAGCGGCGTCGCCTGCGAGATCATTCTGGTTGACGACGGCAGCACCGACGGCACCCGTGAGATGCTCGACGGCTGGCGCAATCAGTCCGACCTGAAGATCCTCTTCCATGAGCAGAATCAGGGGAAGGGCGCCGCGCTGCGAACCGGCTTCTGCCAGGCGACCGGCGACGCGGTGATCATTCAAGACGCCGATCTCGAATACTCGCCCGACGACTATCGCGCGCTTTTGCAGCCGATCGTTATGGAAGGCGCCGACGTCGTCTACGGCAGCCGGTTCATCCCCGGCTCGCGCAACGTCCCGCGGCTGCGGCATTACTTGCCGAACAAGATCCTCACCTGGTGGTCGAACCTCTTCACCAACTTCCTGCTGACCGACATGGAGACTTGCTACAAAGTCTTCCGTCGCGACATCATTCAACAGATCGGTCCGACCCTCAAGGAACGCAGGTTCGGCATCGAGCCGGAACTGACCGCCAAGTTGTCGCGGATCAAGGGACTGAAGTTGCGTGAGGTGCCGATTCGTTATTTCCCGCGCACCTACTCGGAAGGGAAGAAGATTGGCTGGCGCGACGGCTTCCGTGCGCTGTGGTGCGTGATCCGATATTGA
- the folK gene encoding 2-amino-4-hydroxy-6-hydroxymethyldihydropteridine diphosphokinase, whose protein sequence is MPDSLIALGANLGDRRQTLDSAVDLLRSTPGVTNLQVSRYFGTQPIGGPDGQPEFLNAAARFSTSLTAEEVHARLIEIEEEHGRVRVERWGARRLDLDLLLYDQREILTESLEVPHPRMTFRRFVLEPAVEVAADMTHPICQRTLGELLTQLSAGEPVVQIVAPEAANVEALIEKVGQTCDFPLQRASDPTTSAAAQLLVFWQLPKSTCDRWRPHGPYLPIPAADLDAAATEITAAIAAMSST, encoded by the coding sequence ATGCCAGACTCGTTAATCGCTTTGGGCGCCAATCTTGGCGATCGTCGACAGACGCTTGATAGTGCCGTCGACCTGTTGCGCAGCACCCCCGGCGTTACCAATCTGCAAGTCAGTCGCTACTTCGGCACGCAGCCGATCGGCGGTCCCGACGGACAGCCCGAATTCCTCAACGCGGCCGCTCGCTTCTCAACCTCACTCACCGCCGAAGAAGTTCACGCGCGGCTGATCGAGATCGAAGAAGAACATGGTCGCGTGCGGGTCGAGCGCTGGGGCGCACGCCGACTCGATCTCGACCTGCTGCTGTATGATCAGCGCGAGATCCTGACCGAGTCGCTGGAGGTTCCGCATCCGCGCATGACCTTCCGCCGCTTCGTGCTGGAGCCTGCCGTGGAAGTGGCGGCCGACATGACGCATCCGATCTGTCAGCGAACCCTCGGCGAGTTGCTGACGCAACTGAGCGCAGGAGAGCCGGTCGTACAGATCGTCGCTCCCGAGGCTGCGAACGTTGAAGCGCTGATTGAGAAAGTCGGCCAGACGTGCGACTTCCCGCTGCAGCGCGCCAGCGATCCCACAACGAGCGCCGCCGCGCAACTCCTCGTCTTTTGGCAACTGCCGAAATCGACTTGCGATCGGTGGCGACCGCATGGCCCTTACCTGCCGATTCCCGCCGCCGATCTGGATGCGGCCGCAACCGAAATCACCGCGGCGATCGCCGCCATGTCGTCGACCTAA
- a CDS encoding oligosaccharide flippase family protein: protein MNQPDELSQQVRRGARAVIGLQLAGQVVSIIVLAALYRLVDPSQFGLLGMILPVTLLLRSVGTLGLNVAAVQQRDLSQSQASALFWIQIFAGLALTIVAAAIAPALAYFYAAPDVLIPALAMSGTALAANLYTQHQAMAEKRLRLGELAVARFVSQLLAGVVSIAIAFGGGGIWALIAQQYVELLLLTAGVWWIEPWRPDAPRKDPTLSPLLHFGGYYTLSGLLFAAAQNLDKVLLALLIGHTEAGQRLIGFYSQAYNQMMKPVYLTTVPLASAMLPALAATRDDQNHFRDTAAEFYRFAAIVLAPCSAGLAVVGQTAMVVLGGPEWQTAGLILSIMALAALAQGLINICGSLLAAVGQAKRLALGAAAISVVLAIGYAVAVAIARQADGDMAETIGLAIAYAAGTLLVAPFYLAYCFLVSDADGKRMAWTMSPAILAAIGMGLLTFGLQWLLLRYATLPPIVTLALTILFGVVVYIGLAFGEVRWLLRRMRND, encoded by the coding sequence ATGAACCAGCCCGACGAACTTTCGCAACAAGTCCGTCGCGGCGCCCGCGCGGTGATCGGCCTGCAGTTGGCAGGGCAAGTCGTATCGATCATCGTGCTGGCCGCTCTCTATCGCCTGGTCGATCCGAGCCAGTTCGGTTTGCTCGGCATGATCCTGCCGGTGACGTTGCTCTTGCGGAGCGTCGGGACGCTCGGCCTGAACGTCGCCGCGGTCCAGCAGCGCGATCTGTCGCAGTCGCAAGCGTCCGCTCTTTTTTGGATCCAGATCTTCGCCGGCTTGGCGCTGACGATCGTCGCCGCAGCGATCGCCCCGGCCCTTGCTTACTTCTATGCCGCGCCAGACGTCCTGATTCCGGCGCTGGCGATGTCCGGCACCGCGCTCGCCGCGAATCTCTATACGCAACATCAAGCGATGGCGGAGAAGCGACTCCGCTTGGGAGAGCTTGCCGTTGCGCGGTTCGTGTCGCAACTGCTCGCCGGCGTCGTCTCGATTGCAATCGCCTTTGGCGGCGGCGGAATCTGGGCGCTCATTGCGCAGCAGTACGTGGAACTGCTACTACTGACGGCCGGCGTTTGGTGGATCGAACCTTGGCGCCCCGACGCGCCGCGGAAAGATCCGACTCTTTCGCCGCTCCTCCACTTCGGCGGCTACTACACCCTCAGCGGGCTGCTGTTCGCCGCGGCGCAGAACCTGGACAAAGTGCTGCTCGCCCTGCTGATCGGACATACCGAAGCGGGACAGCGGCTGATCGGCTTCTATAGCCAAGCCTACAACCAGATGATGAAGCCGGTCTATCTGACGACCGTGCCGCTCGCGTCGGCGATGTTGCCGGCTTTGGCCGCGACGCGTGACGATCAAAACCACTTCCGCGATACGGCGGCCGAGTTCTATCGCTTCGCTGCGATCGTCCTGGCGCCTTGCTCCGCTGGTTTGGCGGTTGTCGGTCAGACGGCGATGGTGGTGCTGGGCGGTCCCGAGTGGCAAACTGCTGGGCTCATCCTGTCGATCATGGCGCTGGCGGCGCTGGCCCAAGGTTTGATTAACATCTGCGGCAGCTTGCTGGCCGCCGTTGGTCAGGCGAAGCGATTGGCCCTGGGCGCCGCGGCGATCAGCGTGGTGCTGGCGATCGGTTATGCCGTTGCCGTCGCGATCGCCAGGCAAGCGGACGGCGACATGGCGGAGACGATCGGTTTGGCGATCGCCTACGCGGCCGGAACGTTGCTCGTCGCGCCGTTCTATCTAGCGTATTGCTTCCTGGTGAGCGACGCCGACGGCAAACGAATGGCCTGGACGATGTCACCGGCGATTTTGGCGGCAATCGGAATGGGACTGCTCACCTTCGGGTTGCAGTGGCTGCTGCTGCGTTACGCGACTTTGCCGCCGATCGTGACGCTGGCTTTGACGATCCTGTTTGGCGTGGTCGTCTACATCGGGCTCGCTTTCGGCGAAGTCCGTTGGCTGTTGCGGCGGATGCGGAACGACTGA
- a CDS encoding response regulator, translating into MSNSPVRKLNAVIVDDDPSMKRLLEQVLVSHFGDRLNLWAFTDPHEAQRWIDQNCCDLLISDIEMPDIDGMGMLIFAKRRNSWTQVIFLTGHSSWDRVTEAIENGASDFLLKPLDKAELIKLVEQEFERFVRWQTALRGRRTSAAATN; encoded by the coding sequence ATGAGCAATTCGCCGGTTCGCAAGCTTAACGCTGTGATTGTCGACGATGACCCCTCCATGAAGCGTCTTCTGGAGCAGGTCTTGGTGAGCCATTTTGGCGATCGCTTGAACCTGTGGGCGTTTACCGATCCCCACGAAGCGCAGCGTTGGATCGATCAAAACTGCTGCGATCTGCTGATCAGCGATATCGAGATGCCCGACATCGACGGGATGGGGATGCTGATCTTCGCCAAACGCCGTAACTCGTGGACGCAGGTGATCTTCCTCACCGGCCACTCTTCGTGGGACCGCGTGACCGAAGCGATCGAGAACGGCGCATCGGACTTCCTGCTCAAGCCGCTTGATAAAGCGGAACTGATCAAGCTGGTCGAACAAGAGTTCGAACGCTTCGTCCGTTGGCAAACGGCTCTTCGCGGGCGCCGCACTTCCGCCGCCGCTACGAACTAA
- a CDS encoding hemerythrin domain-containing protein → MNGNSYLNCSDDGFRHHLQEEHRQLNEELDELNACCLGQRNCDVQADWNKLRDRVHRLKDNIVHHFREEEEGSCLDEAVARRPTLAAEAREIEQEHPELLAELDGLISWLDQEPAMEATLQNAKQRLNSFADNLRRHEWREDALIRRGVGAFGVDD, encoded by the coding sequence ATGAACGGTAACTCTTATCTCAATTGCAGTGACGACGGCTTTCGTCACCATCTGCAAGAAGAGCATCGTCAGCTCAACGAAGAGCTGGACGAGCTCAACGCTTGTTGTCTTGGACAACGAAACTGCGACGTGCAGGCCGATTGGAACAAACTGCGCGATCGCGTTCATCGCCTGAAAGACAACATCGTCCACCACTTCCGCGAAGAGGAAGAAGGCTCGTGCTTGGATGAAGCGGTCGCACGCCGACCTACCTTGGCGGCCGAAGCCCGCGAGATCGAGCAAGAGCACCCCGAACTGCTCGCGGAGCTCGACGGCTTGATCAGTTGGCTCGACCAGGAGCCGGCGATGGAAGCGACGCTGCAAAACGCGAAGCAGCGGCTGAATTCGTTCGCCGATAATCTGCGACGACACGAGTGGCGTGAAGACGCGCTCATCCGTCGCGGCGTCGGTGCGTTTGGAGTGGATGACTGA
- a CDS encoding chemotaxis protein CheW, producing the protein MLMPTLSNILLQKEILLESGTNELEILVFRVGRFLFGINVAKVREVLPRQEMTALPQAHPSVLGVFQLRNNVVPCVSLRKHLQVEDDPGSDQQMILTDFNRMQTAFTVDAVARIHRISWEKILAVPAIMATGRTPVTAVAQIDGQLVSMLDFEMIADQVTEKILREDAVSNPHQLPREQLRIVVADDSVTVRQAMTTMLAGSGYTQIQAFENGRLCWEWLEAQWQAKQNLAEIADLLISDVEMPQIDGFHLTKRVKDHPGLGRLPVLLYSSIVTPDNAKKGEAVGADAQISKPELHRVVAIADELILSRGAHNGDAAPTKPAPPQPAPPKPTVAAAPLVLPEPPPSVPSASYEYAPPSGSLLDTFLVELRERTEELRDWLADTSYDRRALLRTLHSIKSAAQVVPVHEVSGAVHQMEEIALDNARETVAIVAPLADLIDWLHSLSHNRRRYAELLGQCPDLGSAFPS; encoded by the coding sequence ATGCTGATGCCCACCCTAAGCAACATTCTGCTGCAAAAAGAAATTTTGCTGGAAAGCGGCACGAATGAACTCGAAATCCTCGTATTTCGCGTTGGCCGCTTCCTCTTCGGCATTAACGTCGCCAAGGTGCGTGAAGTCCTGCCGCGTCAGGAAATGACCGCGCTGCCGCAGGCCCATCCATCGGTCCTAGGCGTCTTCCAATTGCGAAATAACGTCGTCCCGTGCGTCTCGCTTCGCAAGCACCTGCAGGTCGAAGACGACCCCGGCAGCGATCAGCAGATGATCCTGACCGACTTCAACCGGATGCAAACCGCGTTTACGGTCGATGCGGTCGCCAGAATCCATCGCATCAGTTGGGAAAAGATCTTGGCCGTCCCCGCGATCATGGCGACCGGCCGCACCCCGGTAACCGCCGTCGCGCAGATCGACGGACAGCTCGTTTCGATGCTCGATTTCGAGATGATCGCCGACCAGGTGACCGAGAAAATCTTACGCGAAGACGCCGTCTCGAACCCGCACCAATTGCCGCGCGAACAACTGCGGATCGTCGTCGCCGACGACTCGGTAACGGTCCGCCAGGCGATGACGACGATGCTGGCCGGCAGCGGCTATACGCAGATTCAAGCCTTTGAGAACGGCCGTCTCTGCTGGGAATGGCTCGAAGCGCAGTGGCAAGCCAAACAAAACCTGGCCGAGATCGCCGACTTGCTGATCAGCGACGTCGAGATGCCGCAGATCGACGGCTTCCACCTGACCAAGCGGGTCAAGGATCATCCCGGTCTCGGCCGCTTGCCGGTCCTCCTCTATTCGTCGATCGTCACTCCCGACAACGCGAAGAAAGGAGAAGCGGTCGGCGCCGACGCCCAGATCTCGAAACCGGAACTCCACCGCGTCGTCGCGATCGCCGACGAATTGATCCTGAGTCGAGGCGCCCATAACGGCGATGCCGCTCCGACCAAGCCGGCTCCGCCGCAACCAGCGCCGCCGAAACCTACGGTCGCCGCCGCTCCGCTGGTGCTGCCGGAACCGCCGCCAAGCGTTCCCTCGGCCAGCTACGAATACGCCCCGCCAAGCGGAAGTCTCCTGGACACCTTTCTCGTTGAGCTGCGGGAGCGAACCGAAGAACTGCGAGATTGGCTCGCGGATACGTCGTATGACCGCCGAGCCTTGTTGCGGACGCTGCACAGCATCAAGTCGGCCGCGCAAGTCGTTCCCGTTCACGAAGTGAGCGGCGCCGTCCATCAGATGGAAGAGATCGCGCTCGACAACGCGCGAGAGACTGTCGCGATCGTCGCTCCGCTCGCCGATCTGATCGATTGGCTGCATAGCCTCTCGCACAATCGACGTCGCTACGCTGAGCTCTTGGGTCAATGCCCCGATCTTGGTTCGGCGTTTCCGTCGTAA
- a CDS encoding carbon-nitrogen hydrolase family protein — protein MTDPWVAAAVQMNAGEDKEANLQTAERLIAEAADKGAQLVVLPELFNFLGRLEELAEQAEPLDGITATRMREAAQKHQIFLVAGSFAERREADDRVYNTSLFFDPKGSQIGLYRKIHLFDVELPDVHVQESKFVAPGELSSTVETELGGVAQAICYDLRFPELPRSLELEKVACLALPAAFTAKTGAAHWQVLIRARAIENQLFVIAANQFGQYVSGIQSYGHSLIVDPWGTVLAAASGDAEAVITAEISLAKLREVRQHMPTLHHRRLQK, from the coding sequence ATGACTGATCCATGGGTTGCAGCCGCCGTGCAAATGAACGCCGGCGAGGATAAAGAAGCCAATCTGCAAACCGCCGAACGACTAATCGCCGAGGCCGCTGACAAGGGGGCGCAGCTGGTCGTGCTGCCAGAATTGTTCAACTTTTTAGGGCGACTGGAAGAGCTAGCGGAACAAGCCGAACCGCTGGACGGAATCACTGCAACCCGCATGCGGGAAGCCGCGCAAAAGCATCAAATTTTTTTGGTCGCCGGCAGCTTCGCCGAGCGCCGCGAAGCGGACGACCGCGTCTACAACACGAGCCTATTCTTTGATCCGAAGGGGTCACAAATTGGCCTCTATCGCAAGATCCATTTGTTCGACGTTGAACTCCCCGACGTTCACGTCCAGGAGTCGAAATTCGTCGCTCCCGGCGAGCTGTCGTCGACCGTCGAAACGGAGCTCGGCGGCGTCGCGCAAGCGATTTGCTACGACCTTCGGTTTCCCGAACTGCCACGTAGTTTGGAGCTGGAAAAAGTGGCTTGTTTAGCGCTGCCGGCGGCGTTTACCGCCAAGACCGGCGCAGCGCACTGGCAAGTTTTGATCCGCGCTCGTGCCATTGAAAACCAACTCTTCGTCATCGCCGCTAATCAGTTTGGGCAGTACGTCAGCGGCATTCAAAGCTACGGCCATTCGTTGATCGTCGATCCATGGGGAACCGTATTGGCCGCAGCGAGCGGCGACGCCGAAGCGGTAATCACTGCCGAAATATCGCTGGCGAAACTACGCGAAGTTCGTCAGCACATGCCGACGCTTCATCATCGACGCCTTCAAAAATAA
- a CDS encoding rod shape-determining protein, with amino-acid sequence MIRLSRENLAIDLGPANTIICRGDEGVVLDQPTAAAVQTSTGRILHQGVAVGRLAQALRDRTPSEVSIAYPLAQGKVADPVLCQAMMRQFLSKCATRRSFFGPHVVCTVPSGSTLVERAALVAAMRGAGAASVGLILRSVAAAIGGGAPVLEATAACVCEIGSTQTDIAATCLGEVLAERRLPIGGRTLDQAIVDAVRADFNLRIGLSQAETIRIEYGAAFPRDEETALEIHGSDGITGSPRTAQITTQQLREALQKPLAEIAAGIRELIQPLAPELAGDLAQQGVLLCGGVSLTPGIAPFFSQTIGVPCRVASMPREAAALGAGIVATDSDRWRGILL; translated from the coding sequence ATGATTCGGCTTTCGCGAGAAAACCTGGCGATCGACCTCGGCCCGGCCAACACGATCATCTGCCGCGGCGACGAAGGGGTCGTCCTCGACCAACCGACCGCCGCCGCCGTCCAAACCAGCACCGGCCGGATCTTGCACCAAGGGGTCGCCGTCGGGCGGCTCGCTCAAGCGCTCCGTGATCGGACTCCCAGCGAAGTGTCGATCGCCTATCCGCTAGCACAAGGAAAAGTCGCCGACCCAGTTCTCTGCCAGGCGATGATGCGGCAGTTCCTCAGCAAATGCGCCACACGGCGATCGTTCTTCGGCCCGCATGTCGTCTGTACCGTTCCAAGCGGTTCCACGCTCGTCGAACGCGCGGCTCTGGTCGCTGCAATGCGCGGCGCGGGAGCGGCGTCGGTTGGCTTGATTTTGCGCAGCGTCGCCGCAGCGATTGGCGGCGGAGCGCCCGTCTTGGAAGCGACCGCGGCATGCGTCTGCGAGATCGGCTCCACGCAAACCGACATTGCTGCGACTTGCCTGGGCGAAGTGTTGGCCGAACGTCGTCTTCCCATCGGCGGCAGGACGCTTGATCAAGCGATCGTCGACGCCGTCCGAGCCGATTTCAATTTACGGATCGGCTTAAGCCAAGCGGAGACGATACGGATCGAGTATGGCGCCGCATTTCCCCGTGACGAAGAAACGGCTTTGGAAATCCATGGATCCGATGGCATTACTGGCTCTCCCCGCACTGCCCAAATTACAACGCAGCAACTGCGCGAAGCGCTGCAAAAACCGCTGGCCGAAATTGCAGCTGGGATCCGCGAATTAATCCAACCGCTAGCTCCGGAACTTGCAGGCGACCTCGCGCAGCAAGGAGTGCTGCTCTGCGGCGGCGTGTCGCTGACGCCGGGGATCGCCCCTTTCTTTTCTCAAACGATTGGAGTTCCGTGTCGCGTCGCAAGCATGCCGCGCGAAGCGGCGGCGCTCGGCGCAGGAATTGTTGCGACCGATTCTGATCGCTGGCGCGGAATTCTGCTGTAG
- a CDS encoding YCF48-related protein, which yields MGNSYRQASGWIATIFLVFTAAPLCAAGNYSGDATLHDVHFQNPQTGLAVGDHGVIWSTNDGGSHWTQTPSGVDVELHAIAFADAEKGWIVGGQISPYSRISRGVVLRTIDGGRNWREIPNLGLPRLHDVAFVDANHGYAVADPSPTYPTGLFETRDGGRSWRSLMVEKPHPWRSLALLPNGGLLLTAADGATAWFDEGVYRESIPADANRRTHQVALDPQGATALVGDSGLVMSSGDRGISWNLRTSELPGGMGRQFDARGVAVNGDRVTVVGSPGSIVLTSLDGGAHWLSATTGHRAPLTAVTFADNMHGWAVGAFGTILATTDGGASWFAQRRGGEQAAVFAAYRNGKRLPCEAFSRLAAADGYLTAVEILGRPETSSPLELQYDDQIRAACLQLGICETDCAASFPLPSDKLGLDGRKIVEIWNKANDGEALKRAEERMVRQLRIWRPQVVLTEYADPRGTDATGYLINQIMLSAVEKAADSNAYPEQLESLRLTPWQVKKVFAALPKGVDGTITIATAQIAPQLAMSFNEHAAAARSLLHEDETPAPAAISFELNRNSLPNEFGDRDFFSGIPLDSGGVSRRAERPLASSNLDELRRLAQRRHNVQRIVSSARLRPNGGAAWLAQLGDLTSDLPGDTGPQTLYQLAMHQNASGHGPLAAEVMTTLIDRFPEHPLSEKAVAWLLVFYGSREVADRFASDDAIPDAAPLAAEIRPTAVTPAAAFLPTNEPSRPGLLPNSQAVSIERNFSRTAAKLAQEYNVKYPHVVARPEVAFTVSRALSSEGSGRSSENLLHRLVGRGENDPWSTCAQSEFVLGRNAGIPPKTIAMCLQVAAPPKLDGRLDDATWQGCEPFELVSPNRGDGSWPAAVFFAYDREYLYFAIRAKHAPGANYTNKPNSARERDADLSKRDHVEMFFDVDRDYASFHKMSVDWCGWTHESSFGDPTWNPQWYVQADDAAGVWTVEGAILLTDLAKTPPTSGDTWSVGLQRIATGCGFQSWTIPAQPDVQPAGFGLLRFQ from the coding sequence ATGGGCAACAGCTACCGCCAAGCGTCAGGTTGGATCGCAACAATCTTCCTGGTTTTCACCGCGGCGCCCCTCTGCGCTGCGGGAAATTACTCGGGAGACGCTACGCTCCATGACGTCCACTTCCAGAACCCCCAAACAGGCCTGGCGGTTGGCGATCACGGCGTGATCTGGAGCACCAACGACGGCGGAAGCCACTGGACCCAGACTCCCTCAGGCGTTGACGTCGAACTTCACGCGATCGCATTCGCCGACGCTGAAAAAGGGTGGATCGTCGGCGGTCAGATCTCTCCCTACAGTCGAATCTCTCGCGGCGTCGTCCTGCGCACCATCGACGGCGGTCGCAATTGGCGCGAAATCCCGAATCTCGGACTTCCCCGTTTGCATGACGTCGCGTTCGTTGACGCCAATCATGGCTACGCCGTCGCCGATCCTTCGCCGACCTATCCGACCGGACTTTTCGAAACGCGTGACGGCGGTCGCAGTTGGCGGTCCTTGATGGTCGAAAAACCGCATCCATGGCGTTCGCTTGCACTCCTTCCCAACGGCGGGCTGCTACTGACCGCCGCCGACGGCGCGACCGCCTGGTTTGACGAAGGGGTTTATCGCGAATCAATCCCGGCCGACGCCAATCGCCGGACGCACCAGGTCGCTCTCGATCCGCAAGGAGCTACGGCGCTCGTCGGCGACTCCGGTTTGGTGATGTCGAGCGGCGACCGCGGCATCTCGTGGAACTTGCGGACCAGCGAATTGCCCGGCGGCATGGGACGTCAGTTCGACGCTCGCGGCGTCGCAGTCAACGGCGATCGCGTCACCGTCGTCGGTTCGCCTGGCTCGATCGTACTGACGTCGCTCGACGGCGGCGCCCATTGGCTATCGGCGACGACCGGCCATCGAGCCCCTCTTACCGCAGTGACCTTCGCCGACAATATGCATGGCTGGGCGGTTGGTGCGTTTGGCACAATCCTCGCCACAACCGACGGGGGCGCCAGTTGGTTCGCTCAGCGCCGCGGCGGCGAACAAGCGGCGGTATTCGCCGCCTACCGCAACGGCAAGCGGCTTCCGTGCGAAGCGTTCAGTCGACTCGCCGCTGCAGACGGTTACCTGACGGCGGTCGAAATTCTCGGTCGTCCCGAAACCTCTTCGCCGCTCGAACTGCAATACGACGATCAAATCCGCGCCGCCTGTTTGCAATTGGGAATCTGCGAAACCGACTGCGCCGCCAGCTTTCCGCTTCCGAGCGACAAGCTGGGACTCGACGGCCGGAAGATCGTCGAAATCTGGAACAAAGCCAACGACGGCGAGGCCTTGAAGCGGGCCGAGGAACGGATGGTGCGACAATTGCGCATCTGGCGTCCGCAGGTAGTGCTGACCGAATACGCCGATCCCCGTGGAACCGACGCGACCGGCTACCTGATCAACCAAATCATGCTGTCGGCCGTGGAGAAGGCGGCCGACTCCAACGCCTATCCAGAACAGTTGGAGTCGCTAAGGCTCACTCCGTGGCAAGTGAAGAAGGTTTTCGCCGCTCTGCCGAAGGGAGTCGACGGCACGATCACAATTGCCACCGCGCAAATCGCACCGCAGTTGGCGATGTCGTTCAACGAACATGCCGCCGCCGCGCGTAGCTTACTGCACGAAGACGAGACTCCGGCTCCGGCCGCAATTTCATTCGAGCTGAATCGCAACTCGCTGCCGAACGAATTCGGCGACCGCGACTTTTTCTCCGGCATCCCGCTCGACTCGGGCGGCGTTTCACGTCGCGCCGAGCGTCCCCTCGCTTCGAGCAATCTCGATGAACTCCGCCGCTTGGCGCAGCGCCGTCACAATGTGCAGCGAATTGTCTCTTCGGCTCGTTTGCGTCCCAATGGCGGCGCCGCGTGGCTGGCGCAGCTCGGCGATCTGACCAGCGACTTGCCCGGCGACACCGGACCGCAAACCCTTTATCAACTTGCGATGCATCAGAACGCCTCGGGACATGGACCGCTGGCCGCCGAGGTAATGACGACGCTGATCGATCGTTTCCCGGAACACCCTCTCTCCGAAAAGGCGGTCGCCTGGCTGCTTGTCTTCTACGGCAGTCGCGAAGTCGCCGACCGTTTCGCCAGCGATGATGCGATTCCGGATGCAGCCCCCTTGGCCGCCGAAATTCGCCCAACCGCGGTGACGCCGGCCGCCGCATTCTTGCCGACCAACGAACCGTCTCGCCCTGGTCTATTGCCGAACAGTCAGGCGGTCTCGATCGAGCGGAATTTCTCGCGAACCGCCGCGAAGCTGGCGCAAGAGTACAATGTTAAATATCCGCACGTCGTCGCTCGCCCGGAAGTCGCTTTCACCGTCTCTCGCGCTCTTAGCAGCGAAGGTTCCGGCCGATCGTCAGAGAACCTGCTCCATCGCCTGGTTGGACGCGGAGAGAACGATCCCTGGTCCACCTGCGCTCAGTCGGAGTTTGTGCTCGGCCGCAACGCCGGCATTCCTCCTAAGACGATTGCGATGTGCCTGCAAGTCGCGGCTCCGCCGAAGCTCGACGGACGTCTCGACGACGCGACCTGGCAAGGCTGCGAACCGTTTGAACTGGTCAGCCCCAACCGCGGCGACGGCAGTTGGCCGGCCGCCGTCTTCTTCGCTTACGACCGCGAGTATCTCTACTTCGCGATTCGCGCCAAACATGCCCCTGGCGCCAATTACACCAACAAACCGAACAGCGCCCGGGAACGTGACGCCGATCTCTCGAAACGGGATCATGTCGAGATGTTCTTCGACGTCGATCGCGACTACGCGTCGTTCCACAAGATGTCGGTCGACTGGTGCGGCTGGACCCATGAGTCGAGCTTCGGTGATCCGACCTGGAATCCACAGTGGTACGTTCAAGCGGACGACGCCGCCGGCGTGTGGACCGTCGAAGGCGCCATCCTGCTGACCGACCTGGCGAAAACGCCGCCAACCTCCGGCGACACCTGGAGCGTCGGCTTACAGCGGATCGCCACCGGTTGCGGTTTCCAATCATGGACGATTCCGGCCCAGCCTGACGTGCAGCCTGCCGGCTTCGGGCTCCTCCGTTTTCAATAG